A single region of the Dromaius novaehollandiae isolate bDroNov1 chromosome 27, bDroNov1.hap1, whole genome shotgun sequence genome encodes:
- the LOC112996856 gene encoding innate immunity activator protein-like — MEEASDTDSGIMLHSGPDSPVSPVKELPRAARRRQRELEARLEACVQELRRLCLREAELTGTLPREFPLKAGEKPPKVRRRIGAAFKLDETLVLRGADPLSTLERDLALQLQIAKAAHRLSREENISKQLRKRRKTAALKEERKLKELENTLNECRLLAGRRPASGAAEEPGASDASSLSDAALPEEEEEEKSPPAPGTAEAEGRPRSPARPGAWKETGLDRRCQTAGEPRADASRPGEMPPYPFVPVRSLALCRRLGSSAPGTPEPPGRRGQSPAPRHDRRPHIALPDGFPPDFGSGRIHPAPRASSPGVPGCREPAEPRGRSALPRRRPTYYTASVPAAAFAAPAVPGRAGSDGSNSDGSSGSHATSPGSGGSPDASRPGDAQRLGMPAGLRREQDGAPARYQRLVASHSRVVRTPSLRERAPGAGRGLSRAAVSEELRWWHERARLRGARPHSLDRHGVFRVPGRDTCPSRGSQLRPQVPPPHAPKRSPDGAPARLYAPENGEIVTQV; from the exons ATGGAGGAGGCGAGCGACACAGACAGCGGCATCATGCTGCACTCGG GCCCCGACAGCCCCGTGTCGCCCGTGAAGGAGCTGCCGCGGGCGgcgcgccggcggcagcgggagctggAGGCCCGGCTGGAGGCCTGCGTGCAGGAGCTGCGGCGCCTGTGCCTGCGCGAGGCg GAGCTGACGGGGACTTTGCCCCGCGAGTTCCCGCTGAAAGCCGGCGAGAAGCCCCCCAAGGTGCGGCGGAGGATCGGCGCCGCCTTCAAGCTGGATGAGACCCTCGTCCTCCGCGGGGCG gacccGCTGAGCACCCTGGAGCGGGACCTGGCGCTGCAGCTGCAGATCGCCAAGGCCGCCCACCGCCTCTCCCGGGAGGAGAACATCAGCAAGCAGCTGCGCAAGCGGAGGAAGACCGCGGCgctgaaggaggagaggaagctgaAGGAGCTGGAGAACACCCTGAACGAGTGTCGCCTCCTGGCCGGGCGCCGGCCCGCGAGCGGTGCCGCCGAGG AGCCGGGCGCCTCGGACGCCAGCTCCCTGTCGGACGCTGCGctgccggaggaggaggaggaggagaagagcccgccggccccgggcaccgccgAGGCCGAAGGGCGGCcgcgctcgcccgcccgccccggcgcctgGAAGGAGACCGGCCTCGACCGACGCTGCCAGAccgccggggagccccgggccgacGCCAG CCGGCCCGGCGAGATGCCCCCCTACCCCTTCGTCCCCGTGCGGAGCCTGGCGCTGTGCCGGCGCCTGGGCTCCAGCGCTCCCGGCacgccggagccgccgggccggcGAGGACAGTCCCCGGCGCCGCGGCACGACCGCAGACCCCACATCGCCCTTCCCGATGGGTTCCCGCCGGATTTCGGAAGCGGGAGGATccacccggccccgcgcgccTCCTCGCCCGGGGTGCCAGGGTGCCGGGAGCCcgccgagccgcggggccgcagcgccctgccccggcgccgaCCCACCTACTACACGGCGAGCGTGCCGGCGGCCGCCTTCGCGGCGCCCGCCgtcccgggccgcgccggctccGACGGCAGCAATTCGGACGGCTCCAGCGGCTCCCACGCCACCTctcccggcagcggcggcagccccgACGCCTCGCGTCCCGGGGACGCCCAGCGGCTCGGGATGCCGGCGGGTCTCCGCCGCGAGCAGGACGGGGCCCCGGCGCGCTACCAGCGCTTGGTGGCCTCGCACAGCCGCGTCGTGCGGACGCCGTCGCTCAGGgagcgggcgccgggcgccggccgcGGCCTCTCCAGGGCGGCCGTGTCGGAGGAGCTGCGCTGGTGGCACGAACGCGCCCGcctccgcggcgcccggccccacTCGCTCGACCGCCACGGCGTTTTCCGGGTGCCCGGCCGGGATACGTGCCCGTCGCGCGGGAGCCAGCTCCGGCCTCAG gtgcCCCCGCCGCACGCGCCGAAGCGCTCCCCGGACGGGGCGCCCGCGCGGCTCTACGCGCCCGAGAACGGCGAGATCGTCACACAGGTGTAA